A part of Aegilops tauschii subsp. strangulata cultivar AL8/78 chromosome 2, Aet v6.0, whole genome shotgun sequence genomic DNA contains:
- the LOC109751687 gene encoding uncharacterized protein, which produces MRLAMETSPHLKLVSLVLLLASFSHAIAAAPPSLLEEQAGALLAWKATIRSPPAQLQSWGSNTTWPCTWYGIKCGKNQAGHQEVMITEISLRGLRLRAALESLNFTALHTLTSIRLPYNQIRGPFPPTLASSLPNLRHLMLAGNKIFGEIPRQIKHLESLVGLNLSKNHLSGPIPSELSSLKKLAKLDFSNNHLTGPIPKILWNCTQLTILYLWDNQLSGSIPQELSYLVNLELLDLGTNKLTGSISNTFGNLTKLTALYLDGNWFSGHVPREIGTLMDLRYLQFYDNNLSGPLPPELCAGGMLKRLIAFDNNLNGPLPSSLVNCRSLERVRLERNQIEGDISEMGVYPNLVYMDMSSNNLFGQLSYHWGECHNLMTLRISNNNLTGEIPASMGQLSQLGWLDLSSNKLEGELPSALGNLKKLFNLSLGDNLLHGSIPLEIGALSNIELLDLSSNNLDGLIQNSIEHCLKLRLLKLNHNNFGGNIPPELGLLRSLHDLLDLSDNSFTGAIPSQLSDLIMLDTLNLSHNKLNGSIPPSFQSMESLTSIDVSYNELEGLVPDSKLFQGAPMQQFMHNKMLCGVVKGLPPCSSANQSRGERKRYKILVLAIVPALLSLVLAVMTLMFWHERKKTNATNDDKVTKQKVFSIWGFDGANVFMQIVEATNNFSEMHCIGTGGYGSVYKARLPTCEIFAVKRIHVIEDEHCVSETMYNREIEALVQIRHRNIVKLFGYCSSNQGRFLIYEYMERGDLAKTLKDNERATELDWTRRIHIVLDVVHALAYMHHDCSSPIVHRDITSNNILLDYEFRACISDFGTAKILKLYGWNLTRLAGTKGYLAPELAYTENVTEKCDVYSFGVLVLELFMGSHPGDLLSSLSPATMNNELCLQDLLDSRLVLPDAGISRDIYLMLTVAVRCLEPSPSRRPTARRVGDELSTIKACEDHVDYLHAGITFPAL; this is translated from the exons ATGCGACTAGCCATGGAGACCTCCCCTCACCTAAAGCTCGTCTCGCTCGTTCTCCTGCTAGCCTCGTTTTCCCATGCCATTGCAGCAGCACCCCCATCTCTCCTGGAAGAACAGGCTGGTGCCCTCCTTGCCTGGAAAGCCACCATACGTAGCCCCCCAGCCCAGCTGCAGTCCTGGGGAAGCAACACCACATGGCCATGCACCTGGTATGGCATCAAGTGCGGCAAGAACCAAGCGGGGCACCAGGAGGTCATGATCACCGAGATATCTCTGCGGGGTTTGCGGCTGAGAGCGGCGTTGGAATCCCTCAATTTCACGGCGTTGCATACTCTCACGAGTATCCGACTCCCGTACAATCAGATAAGGGGCCCCTTTCCACCCACTTTAGCATCATCTTTGCCAAACCTGCGACACCTAATGCTTGCAGGAAATAAAATCTTTGGTGAAATACCAAGGCAAATTAAACACCTAGAGAGCCTAGTGGGGCTGAACTTGTCAAAGAACCACCTATCCGGTCCCATCCCTAGTGAACTAAGCTCTCTAAAGAAGCTTGCCAAGTTAGATTTTTCCAACAACCACCTCACAGGCCCCATTCCAAAAATTCTATGGAATTGTACTCAACTCACTATCTTGTACCTATGGGATAACCAACTTTCCGGGAGCATTCCACAAGAACTAAGTTACCTAGTGAATCTAGAATTATTGGATCTTGGCACAAACAAACTCACGGGTTCCATCTCCAACACCTTTGGAAATTTGACCAAGCTCACTGCCTTATACCTCGATGGTAATTGGTTCTCCGGTCATGTTCCACGAGAAATTGGCACCTTAATGGATCTCAGATATCTACAATTTTATGATAACAATCTCTCTGGCCCCTTACCACCTGAATTGTGTGCTGGAGGTATGCTCAAGAGATTAATTGCATTTGACAACAATCTCAATGGACCTCTTCCATCAAGTTTGGTGAACTGTAGAAGCCTAGAAAGAGTCCGCCTTGAAAGGAATCAAATAGAAGGAGATATTTCTGAGATGGGGGTTTATCCAAATCTGGTCTACATGGATATGAGCTCAAATAATTTGTTTGGTCAGCTATCTTATCACTGGGGGGAATGTCATAATCTTATGACGCTACGCATCTCAAACAACAACCTTACCGGGGAAATACCCGCAAGTATGGGGCAGCTATCTCAACTAGGCTGGCTTGATCTTTCATCAAACAAGCTTGAAGGAGAGCTTCCAAGTGCACTAGGCAATCTAAAAAAATTGTTCAACCTGAGCCTCGGGGACAATTTGCTCCATGGAAGCATTCCGCTAGAAATTGGAGCACTATCCAATATAGAGTTGCTGGATTTGTCATCAAATAACCTAGATGGGTTGATACAAAATTCAATTGAGCATTGTTTGAAGCTTCGCCTTTTGAAGTTGAATCACAATAACTTCGGAGGAAACATCCCTCCTGAGCTAGGGTTATTACGTAGCTTACATGACCTATTGGATTTGAGTGATAATTCATTTACTGGGGCAATACCAAGCCAACTTAGTGATCTGATCATGCTAGATACTCTGAATCTTTCACACAATAAACTTAATGGGTCCATTCCGCCATCATTTCAGAGTATGGAAAGCTTGACATCCATTGACGTATCTTATAATGAACTGGAAGGTCTGGTCCCGGACAGTAAACTCTTCCAAGGAGCTCCAATGCAGCAATTCATGCATAATAAGATGCTATGTGGTGTGGTGAAAGGATTGCCCCCTTGTAGTAGTGCAAATCAGAGCAGAGGGGAAAGGAAAAGATACAAAATACTTGTATTAGCCATTGTTCCTGCTCTGCTATCTCTTGTTCTTGCTGTGATGACATTGATGTTCTGGCATGAAAGGAAGAAAACCAATGCAACTAATGACGATAAAGTAACAAAACAAAAAGTCTTCTCTATCTGGGGTTTTGATGGGGCAAATGTGTTCATGCAAATCGTTGAAGCAACCAACAATTTTAGCGAGATGCATTGCATAGGAACCGGTGGGTATGGatctgtctacaaagctagacttccAACATGCGAAATATTTGCAGTGAAGAGGATACACGTGATAGAAGATGAGCATTGTGTGAGTGAGACAATGTACAATCGTGAAATTGAGGCATTGGTGCAGATCCGTCATCGAAACATCGTAAAACTATTTGGGTATTGCTCCTCTAACCAAGGCAGGTTCCTTATCTATGAATATATGGAGCGAGGAGACTTGGCGAAAACACTGAAGGATAATGAAAGGGCAACTGAATTGGACTGGACAAGGCGGATACATATTGTGTTGGATGTGGTTCATGCTTTGGCATACATGCATCATGATTGTTCGTCACCAATAGTCCATAGAGATATAACAAGCAACAACATTTTGCTTGATTATGAATTTAGAGCTTGCATCTCCGACTTCGGTACAGCAAAAATTCTCAAACTTTATGGGTGGAATCTCACAAGGCTTGCAGGGACCAAAGGCTATCTTGCCCCAg AGCTAGCATATACAGAAAACGTGACGGAGAAATGTGATGTATACAGCTTTGGAGTGCTTGTTTTGGAGCTATTTATGGGATCCCATCCAGGCGATTTGCTCTCATCCCTCTCACCGGCCACCATGAACAATGAACTGTGCCTGCAGGATTTGCTGGACTCTAGGCTAGTGCTCCCAGATGCTGGAATCTCTAGAGATATATACCTCATGCTCACTGTCGCAGTCCGGTGCCTGGAACCGAGTCCATCACGCAGGCCAACCGCGCGACGTGTTGGTGATGAGCTATCTACAATAAAAGCTTGTGAAGATCATGTTGATTATTTGCACGCCGGCATCACATTTCCTGCACTGTAG